In Pseudobacter ginsenosidimutans, the following are encoded in one genomic region:
- a CDS encoding Dps family protein, translated as MKANIGLIEKNAQQIALILNKLLADEFVLYAKTRNYHWNYEGDNFIEMHKFFESLYTELEDVIDEIAERVRKIGHYAEGRLKEYLKLTDLTEPSTTTKQGEQVRNLLDDHETMARYIREKITEVDKLKDVGTVDYLTQLIQKHEKAAWMLRSYLGK; from the coding sequence ATGAAAGCGAACATTGGCCTTATTGAAAAGAACGCACAGCAAATTGCTCTCATACTGAACAAACTCCTGGCCGATGAATTTGTGTTGTATGCCAAAACCAGGAATTACCACTGGAATTATGAAGGCGACAACTTCATCGAAATGCACAAATTCTTTGAAAGCTTATACACGGAACTGGAAGATGTGATAGATGAAATTGCAGAAAGAGTACGTAAGATCGGGCACTATGCCGAAGGCCGTCTGAAAGAATACCTGAAGCTCACCGATCTCACTGAGCCCTCCACCACTACCAAACAGGGCGAACAGGTTAGAAATCTCCTGGATGACCACGAAACAATGGCCCGTTACATCCGTGAGAAGATCACAGAAGTAGACAAACTGAAAGATGTGGGCACGGTGGATTACCTCACACAACTGATCCAGAAGCATGAAAAAGCCGCCTGGATGCTGAGGTCTTATCTTGGTAAATAA